A stretch of the Nicotiana tabacum cultivar K326 chromosome 6, ASM71507v2, whole genome shotgun sequence genome encodes the following:
- the LOC107761649 gene encoding putative GTP diphosphokinase RSH2, chloroplastic, which produces MAVPTIALYASPPSSVCSTPYPCQINSHGSYDFDLNGRSSSSSSTSSSSGKSFVGGLSSLFSSPTVKANYSTGTEDLGSLWHDRGDELSSSFRCSSLSSSLKRDQSPVSVFQGPASTSSSGIGSCSRSPPRRIAGDVGSIRSGTGGLFNGFVRHALGSCVDHDPTTFRVLDVDSPSSGLLDELTFNMEEGFLESNSEPYAKDLLLNAQSRHKIFYDDFVIKAFYEAEKAHRGQVRASGDPYLQHCVETAVLLAMIGANSTVVAAGLLHDTLDDTFMTYDYIFRTLGAGVADLVEGVSKLSQLSKLARDFNTASKTVEADRLHTMFLAMADARAVLIKLADRLHNMMTLDALPLAKQQRFAKETLEIFAPLANRLGISTWKEQLENLCFKHLNPDQHNELSSKLVKSFDEAMITSSVGKLEQALKDDSVSYHVLSGRHKSLYSIYCKMLKKKLNMDEVHDIHGLRLIVENKEDCYKALRVVHQLWSEVPGRYKDYIANPKFNGYQSLHTVVLGEGMVPLEVQIRTKEMHLQAEYGFAAHWRYKEGACKHSSFVNQMVEWARWVVTWQCETMNRDQSSVGHTESIQPPCKFPAHSEDCPFSCKPNCGTDGPVFIIMIDNDKMSVQEFPANSTVKDLLERAGRGSSRWTPYGFPLKEELRPRLNHEPVSDPNCKLRMGDVIELTPAIPHKSLTEYREEIQRMYDRGVSPLPAANAVVGLRS; this is translated from the exons ATGGCGGTTCCGACGATAGCACTGTACGCAAGTCCACCGAGTAGTGTGTGTTCCACGCCGTATCCATGTCAGATCAATTCACACGGGTCGTATGATTTTGATTTGAACGGCAGATCATCGTCGTCATCTTCAACCTCGTCTTCGTCCGGTAAATCATTTGTCGGAGGGCTATCCAGTCTGTTCTCTTCGCCGACAGTGAAGGCGAATTATTCGACAGGGACAGAGGATTTGGGTTCTTTGTGGCACGATAGAGGTGACGAATTGAGCAGCTCGTTTCGTTGTTCATCCCTTAGCTCGTCGTTAAAAAGGGATCAGAGTCCAGTTTCTGTTTTTCAAGGACCTGCTAGCACTAGTAGTAGTGGGATTGGATCATGTTCTAGAAGTCCGCCGAGGAGAATTGCTGGGGATGTGGGGTCCATTCGTTCTGGGACTGGTGGATTGTTCAATGGATTCGTTAGGCACGCTTTAGGATCCTGCGTTGATCACGATCCGACGACATTTCGAGTCCTGGATGTGGATTCCCCTTCATCAGGGTTACTGGATGAACTTACCTTTAACATGGAGGAAGGTTTCTTGGAGTCCAATTCGGAACCTTATGCGAAAGATTTGCTGTTGAATGCACAGTCGAGGCATAAAATCTTTTATGATGATTTTGTGATTAAGGCATTTTATGAAGCTGAGAAAGCACATAGAGGACAG GTGCGAGCAAGTGGTGATCCTTATTTGCAGCATTGCGTTGAGACTGCAGTTTTACTTGCAATGATTGGAGCTAACTCGACTGTCGTTGCTGCTGGACTTCTGCACGATACGCTTGATGACACGTTCATGACTTATGACTATATTTTCCGGACGTTAGGCGCTGGGGTTGCTGATTTGGTTGAAGGG GTGTCGAAGCTTAGTCAATTGAGCAAGCTTGCACGAGACTTCAATACAGCTAGTAAAACTGTTGAGGCAGATCGATTGCACACCATGTTCCTTGCTATGGCAGATGCCAGGGCAGTTCTCATAAAGCTAGCTGATCGCTTGCATAATATGATGACTTTGGATGCGTTGCCATTGGCAAAGCAACAAAGATTTGCAAAggaaactttggaaatctttgcTCCTCTTGCGAATCGCTTAGGCATCTCAACGTGGAAGGAGCAGCTGGAAAACCTCTGCTTTAAGCATCTTAACCCAGATCAGCACAATGAGCTCTCGTCGAAACTTGTTAAGTCTTTTGATGAGGCTATGATTACTTCTTCCGTGGGGAAATTGGAGCAAGCGCTAAAGGATGACTCTGTTTCTTATCATGTTCTCTCGGGCCGTCACAAGAGCTTGTACAGCATTTACTGCAAGATGCTAAA GAAGAAGCTTAATATGGATGAAGTCCATGACATTCATGGGTTAAGGTTGATAGTTGAAAATAAAGAAGACTGTTATAAAGCACTTCGAGTCGTTCACCAGCTATGGAGTGAAGTACCTGGGAGATACAAGGACTATATAGCAAATCCAAAATTCAACGG GTACCAATCTCTTCATACGGTTGTGCTCGGGGAAGGCATGGTGCCTCTTGAAGTTCAGATCCGGACAAAGGAGATGCACTTGCAAGCTGAATATGGTTTCGCTGCTCATTGGAGATACAAGGAAGGCGCTTGCAAACACTCTTCTTTTGTAAATCAGATGGTAGAGTGGGCTCGCTGGGTTGTTACCTGGCAGTGTGAGACAATGAACAGAGACCAATCATCTGTTGGCCACACTGAATCTATTCAGCCACCTTGCAAATTCCCTGCTCATTCTGAAGATTGTCCATTTTCTTGCAAACCTAATTGTGGAACTGATGGACCTGTCTTTATCATTATGATTGACAACGATAAG ATGTCTGTGCAAGAATTCCCTGCAAACTCAACTGTCAAGGATCTTTTGGAGAGAGCTGGTCGCGGCAGTTCTAGATGGACACCCTATGGATTTCCACTGAAAGAAGAGCTAAGGCCAAGATTGAACCATGAACCAGTCAGTGATCCCAACTGCAAGCTAAGAATGGGAGATGTTATAGAATTAACTCCAGCTATACCACATAAGTCATTGACCGAGTACAGAGAGGAGATCCAGCGAATGTATGATCGAGGTGTAAGCCCTCTTCCTGCTGCCAATGCAGTAGTTGGTCTGAGGAGTTGA
- the LOC142182225 gene encoding uncharacterized protein LOC142182225, producing MAEEEEVADSTNIPLSSTSPLNMHPSENVGTTLVSVPFDGSGYRSWRRGVLRALSVKNKVGFINKKCKKPDASDALFDQWEWCDDMVTSWILNLLSKDLAESLQYVNDAKELWKELKDRYDQTNGAKLYQSQKEISDLSQGTFDITGYYTK from the coding sequence ATGgccgaagaagaagaagtggcGGATTCAACTAATATTCCATTGAGCTCGACGAGTCCACTCAACATGCATCCATCGGAGAATGTGGGAACTACTCTAGTGTCGGTTCCTTTTGATGGCTCTGGGTACAGATCGTGGAGAAGAGGTGTGTTAAGAGCTTTGTCTGTGAAGAATAAGGTAGGATTCAttaataaaaaatgtaaaaagcCAGATGCAAGTGATGCACTCTTCGATCAGTGGGAATGGTGCGATGATATGGTGACTTCGTGGATACTGAACTTACTCTCTAAGGATTTAGCAGAAAGCCTACAATATGTCAACGATGCAAaggaactctggaaagaactaaaaGACAGGTACGATCAGACGAATGGAGCAAAGTTATATCAATCACAAAAGGAGATCAGCGATTTAAGCCAAGGGACCTTCGATATCACTGGATATTACACAAAATGA